The following coding sequences lie in one Deltaproteobacteria bacterium genomic window:
- a CDS encoding ATP-binding cassette domain-containing protein — protein MAILEFAGVTMRYGDKGERDAALSEVSFAIDEGAFALLTGPSGAGKSTLLKLLLASERPECGTIRVAGRDIHRLRRSSIPYLRRNVGAVFQDFKLLQDASPRENVALALQVLGLGPTEVDARARKSLCDVELDPDTRRPARCLSGGEQQRVAIARALAGDPAILLADEPTGNLDPRLSREILELLQAVRARGTTVLIATHDPLVIDHVDASHRLELARGRLVADSAAVTMTGAEVEGSCGALPSLELGALA, from the coding sequence ATGGCGATCCTCGAGTTCGCAGGCGTCACGATGCGCTACGGCGACAAGGGTGAGCGCGACGCCGCGCTCTCCGAGGTCTCGTTCGCCATCGATGAGGGCGCGTTCGCGCTGCTGACGGGCCCTTCGGGCGCCGGCAAGAGCACGCTGCTCAAGCTCCTGCTGGCCAGCGAGCGCCCGGAGTGCGGCACGATCCGCGTCGCCGGCCGCGACATCCACCGACTGCGCCGCTCCAGCATCCCCTACCTGCGTCGCAACGTCGGCGCCGTGTTCCAGGATTTCAAGCTCCTACAGGATGCGTCGCCCCGCGAGAACGTCGCGCTGGCGCTGCAGGTGCTCGGGCTCGGGCCCACCGAGGTCGACGCACGCGCGCGCAAGAGCCTGTGCGACGTCGAGCTCGATCCCGACACCCGTCGACCCGCGCGCTGCCTCTCGGGCGGTGAGCAGCAGCGGGTCGCGATCGCGCGCGCGCTGGCGGGCGACCCCGCGATCCTGCTGGCCGACGAGCCCACCGGCAACCTCGATCCCCGACTGTCGCGCGAGATCCTCGAGCTGCTGCAGGCCGTCCGCGCCCGCGGCACCACCGTGCTCATTGCGACCCACGATCCACTCGTGATCGATCACGTCGACGCCAGCCATCGCCTCGAGCTGGCGCGCGGACGCCTGGTCGCCGACTCGGCCGCGGTCACGATGACCGGCGCCGAGGTCGAGGGCAGCTGCGGCGCGCTGCCGTCGCTCGAGCTGGGGGCGCTCGCATGA